In Salinibacterium sp. ZJ70, one DNA window encodes the following:
- a CDS encoding DNA-binding response regulator, giving the protein MSDPIRLLIADDEHLIRGALAALLALEPDIEVVASVDNGQSALDQAVELRPDVCLLDLEMPQLDGVEAASRILARVATRVVIVTRHARPGVLRRALAARVSGFVPKSTPAEELAQVIRDVASGKRYIDAEIAATALTAERCPLTDRELDALRHARTAVSVQDIADALHLAPGTVRNYLSAAMTKLDARTRHEAAEIAWTHGWI; this is encoded by the coding sequence ATGAGCGACCCGATCCGCCTCCTGATCGCCGACGACGAGCACCTCATCCGCGGGGCCCTCGCGGCCCTGCTCGCTCTCGAACCGGACATCGAGGTCGTCGCGAGCGTCGACAACGGGCAATCCGCGCTCGATCAGGCTGTCGAACTGCGACCGGATGTCTGCCTGCTCGATCTGGAGATGCCGCAGCTCGACGGCGTCGAGGCCGCGTCGCGCATCCTCGCGCGTGTGGCGACCCGCGTCGTGATCGTCACCCGTCATGCCCGGCCCGGCGTGCTGCGGCGCGCACTGGCGGCGCGGGTCTCCGGGTTCGTGCCCAAGTCGACACCCGCCGAGGAGCTCGCACAGGTCATCCGCGACGTCGCCTCCGGCAAGCGCTACATCGATGCGGAGATCGCGGCGACGGCGCTCACAGCCGAACGCTGCCCGCTCACCGATCGCGAGCTCGACGCCCTTCGGCACGCGCGCACCGCGGTGAGCGTGCAGGACATCGCCGACGCGCTGCATCTCGCCCCGGGCACCGTGCGCAACTACCTCTCGGCTGCGATGACGAAGCTCGACGCGCGCACCCGCCACGAGGCGGCCGAGATCGCATGGACGCACGGCTGGATCTGA
- a CDS encoding CinA family protein: MNRIETDAERIARAAGEAGVTIAVAESLTGGAIAQALAKAPDASEWFAGGVVAYSVQTKNRALGVPMGPVVTAPVARQMAEGVRELVGADVAVAVTGVGGPDDEESHPPGTVFMAVSHGGETHVSEYAFDGEPGEIVEQTVAAALLALREALGV; encoded by the coding sequence ATGAACCGGATCGAGACGGATGCGGAGCGGATCGCCCGCGCAGCAGGCGAAGCCGGCGTGACGATCGCGGTCGCCGAATCGCTCACGGGGGGTGCGATCGCCCAGGCGCTCGCGAAGGCGCCCGATGCATCCGAGTGGTTCGCAGGCGGCGTGGTCGCCTACAGCGTGCAGACGAAGAATCGCGCCCTCGGAGTGCCGATGGGGCCCGTGGTGACGGCGCCCGTCGCGCGGCAGATGGCCGAGGGGGTGCGGGAGCTCGTGGGCGCGGATGTCGCGGTCGCGGTGACGGGCGTCGGTGGCCCCGACGACGAGGAGTCGCACCCGCCGGGCACGGTCTTCATGGCGGTCTCGCACGGTGGCGAGACCCACGTGAGCGAGTACGCGTTCGACGGCGAGCCGGGCGAGATCGTCGAGCAGACGGTCGCCGCCGCGCTTCTCGCCCTGCGCGAGGCGCTCGGCGTCTGA
- a CDS encoding DMT family transporter, whose protein sequence is MSTPPESTRTRTVIGASTQVGTEVSINLGSALAGVAIGYVGSPIVVAVRQLVMLVVLLPFYRPRRSLLTWRRLWPAVMLGVTLAVMNLAFYESVHLLGLGIAATIEFLGPLLLALATSRRALDVVCVVIAGAGVVLLTGLEGQIDGWGVALALTAAAAWAAYILLTRRVALALPGLEGLTVASIVSLALILPVAAFGLPSAQFSWPVLGLLLGIGLLSSAIPYSLDTFILRRITPRLYAIITAFGPVVAAIFGWIVLGERLGPVQLLAIVLVCVAAGTAIATQREPRSDLEQTAEAIP, encoded by the coding sequence GTGAGCACCCCGCCCGAGAGCACCCGAACCCGCACCGTGATCGGCGCGTCCACGCAGGTGGGAACGGAGGTGTCGATCAACCTGGGTTCGGCGCTCGCGGGGGTGGCGATCGGCTACGTCGGCTCGCCGATCGTGGTGGCGGTGCGTCAGCTGGTGATGCTCGTCGTGCTGCTGCCGTTCTATCGACCGCGACGCTCGCTTCTCACCTGGCGGCGTCTGTGGCCCGCGGTGATGCTGGGGGTCACGCTCGCGGTCATGAACCTCGCGTTCTACGAGTCGGTGCACCTGCTGGGGCTCGGCATCGCCGCGACGATCGAGTTCCTCGGGCCGCTGCTGCTGGCCCTGGCGACCTCGCGTCGCGCGCTCGACGTGGTGTGCGTGGTCATAGCGGGGGCGGGAGTCGTGCTGCTCACGGGGCTCGAGGGCCAGATCGATGGATGGGGTGTCGCCCTGGCGCTCACGGCCGCCGCCGCGTGGGCCGCGTACATCCTGCTCACTCGCCGCGTCGCGCTCGCGCTTCCCGGACTCGAGGGCCTCACGGTCGCGAGCATCGTGAGCCTCGCGCTCATCCTGCCGGTGGCCGCGTTCGGGCTGCCGTCGGCGCAGTTCTCCTGGCCTGTGCTCGGGCTGCTGCTCGGCATCGGCCTGCTGTCGTCGGCGATCCCGTATTCGCTCGACACCTTCATCCTGCGGCGCATCACCCCGCGGCTGTACGCGATCATCACGGCATTCGGGCCGGTCGTCGCCGCGATCTTCGGATGGATCGTGCTCGGTGAGCGCCTGGGACCGGTGCAGCTGCTCGCGATCGTGCTCGTGTGCGTCGCGGCGGGCACCGCGATCGCCACCCAGCGCGAGCCGCGCAGCGACCTCGAGCAGACGGCGGAGGCCATCCCCTGA
- a CDS encoding Fpg/Nei family DNA glycosylase, with protein sequence MPEGDTVWRQARQQHDALAGRVLTESDIRVPAFATLDLVGQTVHEVVSRGKHLLHRVGDVTIHSHLKMEGTWRLFHRGERWSRPAHHARAVLGVESMQSVGFELGILDVVPTTEEHRVVGHLGPDLLGSDWDADHALSRLTAVPEVPIFTALLDQRNLAGIGNVYANELCFVRGLLPTRPVSEVDDVPAVISLAHRMLHANRSRSIRVTTGDTRPGRRSWVYGRSGRPCLRCGTPLRGGELGRVAGEERLVTWCPNCQR encoded by the coding sequence ATGCCCGAGGGAGACACCGTCTGGCGCCAGGCCCGCCAGCAGCACGACGCGCTCGCTGGCCGCGTTCTCACCGAGAGCGACATCCGGGTGCCCGCCTTCGCCACGCTCGACCTCGTCGGGCAGACGGTTCACGAGGTCGTCTCACGCGGCAAGCACCTGCTGCACCGGGTGGGCGACGTCACCATCCACTCGCACCTGAAGATGGAGGGCACCTGGCGGCTGTTCCACCGCGGCGAGCGCTGGAGTCGTCCCGCGCATCATGCCCGCGCGGTGCTCGGTGTCGAGTCCATGCAGTCGGTCGGATTCGAGCTGGGCATCCTCGACGTCGTTCCGACCACCGAGGAGCATCGTGTGGTCGGCCATCTCGGCCCCGACCTGCTGGGCTCCGACTGGGATGCCGACCACGCGCTCAGCCGCCTCACCGCCGTGCCCGAGGTGCCGATCTTCACGGCTCTGCTCGACCAGCGCAACCTCGCCGGCATCGGCAACGTGTACGCGAACGAGCTGTGCTTCGTTCGGGGTCTCTTGCCCACGCGCCCCGTCAGTGAGGTCGACGATGTGCCTGCGGTCATCTCGCTCGCGCACCGGATGCTGCACGCGAACCGCTCGCGCAGCATCCGGGTGACGACGGGCGACACCCGACCGGGTCGGCGCAGCTGGGTCTACGGCCGCAGCGGGCGCCCGTGTCTGCGCTGCGGCACCCCGCTGCGTGGCGGCGAACTGGGACGCGTGGCGGGCGAGGAGCGCCTGGTCACCTGGTGCCCGAACTGCCAGCGCTGA
- a CDS encoding ATP-dependent helicase — translation MHPALERFSPATREWFAGAFPEPTAAQAGAWEAISSGRHALVVAPTGSGKTLSAFLWSLDRLIDSPPADPRTRTRVLYISPLKALGVDVERNLRSPLVGITQTAKRLGSEPPQVTVGVRSGDTPAADRRLLQREPPDILITTPESLFLMLTSAARSTLAGVETVIIDEIHAVAATKRGAHLAVSLERLDALLPKPAQRIGLSATVRPLDEVARFLGGREQVEIVAPPIQKTFELRVVVPVEDMTELGARATEEALDGDEKALASGGSIWPHVDRAIVDEVLRHRSTIVFANSRRLAERLTASMNELYEEMLAEEAGETPPERSTKTPAQLMAQSGRTAGAEPILARAHHGSVSKEQRAQIEDDLKSGRLRCVVATSSLELGIDMGAVDLVIQVESPPSVASGLQRVGRAGHQVGEISKGVMFPKHRADLLHTAIATERMRQGLIEAIQVPQNPLDILAQQTVAAVALDTIEVEEWFDQVRRSAPFATLPRSAFEATLDLLAGRYPSDEFAELRPRIVWDRVAGTISGRPGAQRLAVTSGGTIPDRGMFGVFIVGTEDGARRVGELDEEMVYESRVGDVFALGATSWRIEEITSDRVLVSPAFGQPGRVPFWKGDGLGRPAELGRAIGAFAGELASGTVDQARLEADGLDERAARNLAAYVAEQKAAVGVVPTDRTLLVERFRDELGDWRLVLHSPYGTPVHAPWALAVAARIRERHGVDGSAMAGDDGIVVRLPETDAEPPGAELFIFEPGELDTIVTEEVGGSALFASRFRESAARALLLPRRNPGKRSPLWQQRQRSAQLLEVARKYPSFPIILETVREVLQDAYDLPSLHELATEIESKRVRLVEVETDAPSPFARTLLFGYVAAFLYEGDSPLAERRAAALSLDPSLLAELLGRAELRELLDPEVIAQTERELQRLEPDRHAKDAEGLVDLLRILGPLSLAELAARTTLAEVSEHAAAAGAQAAQTDTSGVVGGMLAGLARANRVLRVQIAGLERWAVVEDAARLRDALGVPLPIGVPSVFLEPVADPVGDLVSRYSRTHGPFTAADAATRLGLGVAVVTDALRRLAADRRAVEGEFRPGATGSEWVDPEVLRRLRARSLAALRAEVEPVPQAALGRFLPEWQHMRVNGRGGLRGIDGLVSVIDQLGGLALPATSWESLVLPGRVRDYSPAMLDELMAAGEVLWAGHGELPGGDGWVSLHLADAAHLTLPEPLALEPDPLRDRLLESLAGGGGYFFRQLAANAAGPEAATDTEVARALWELVWAGLVTGDTFTALRSRLGATTSRPRATPRGRAHRARARVASSLAASAPPTVAGRWSLLPRTEVAATARAAALVEQLLERHGVVTRGAVQAEGVEGGFSLAYKVLRQMEETGRVRRGYFVDGLGAAQFATPATVDRLRTFHTDRDEEAPPVAVTLGATDPANPYGAALGWPSRAEGHRPGRKAGALVVLVDGELGLYVEKGGKTVLSFLDADDEVRVEAAAASLASTIRDAGGRLRIERIDGEFAIGTLLGSALERAGFAPTPQGLRLR, via the coding sequence GTGCACCCGGCCCTCGAGCGCTTCTCGCCCGCGACCCGCGAGTGGTTCGCGGGCGCGTTCCCTGAGCCGACCGCGGCCCAGGCGGGCGCGTGGGAGGCGATCTCGTCGGGGCGCCACGCACTCGTCGTCGCCCCCACCGGATCCGGCAAGACGCTCTCGGCGTTCCTCTGGTCGCTCGACCGGCTCATCGATTCGCCGCCCGCGGATCCGCGCACCCGCACGCGCGTGCTGTACATCTCGCCGCTCAAGGCTCTCGGCGTCGATGTCGAGCGCAACCTCCGCTCACCGCTCGTGGGCATCACCCAGACGGCGAAGCGGCTCGGCTCGGAGCCCCCACAGGTCACCGTCGGCGTGCGCTCCGGCGACACCCCCGCCGCGGATCGCCGCCTGCTGCAGCGTGAGCCCCCCGACATCCTCATCACGACCCCCGAGTCGCTCTTCCTCATGCTCACGAGCGCCGCGCGCTCGACCCTCGCGGGCGTCGAGACGGTCATCATCGACGAGATCCACGCCGTCGCCGCGACCAAGCGCGGCGCGCACCTGGCCGTCTCCCTCGAACGCCTCGATGCGCTGCTGCCGAAGCCCGCCCAGCGGATCGGCCTCTCGGCGACGGTGCGTCCGCTCGACGAGGTCGCGCGCTTCCTCGGCGGGCGCGAGCAGGTCGAGATCGTCGCGCCGCCCATCCAGAAGACCTTCGAGCTGCGCGTCGTGGTTCCCGTCGAGGACATGACCGAGCTGGGTGCTCGCGCCACCGAGGAGGCGCTCGACGGCGACGAGAAGGCGCTCGCCTCGGGCGGATCGATCTGGCCGCACGTGGACCGGGCGATCGTCGACGAGGTGCTGCGGCACCGCTCCACGATCGTGTTCGCCAACTCGCGCCGCCTCGCGGAGCGCCTCACCGCCTCGATGAACGAGCTGTACGAGGAGATGCTCGCGGAGGAGGCCGGCGAGACGCCGCCCGAACGCTCGACGAAGACGCCCGCCCAGCTCATGGCGCAGTCGGGGCGCACGGCGGGTGCGGAGCCGATCCTCGCGCGCGCGCACCACGGCTCCGTGTCGAAGGAGCAGCGGGCGCAGATCGAAGACGACCTGAAGTCGGGCAGGCTGCGCTGCGTCGTCGCGACCAGCTCGCTCGAACTCGGCATCGACATGGGCGCCGTCGACCTCGTGATCCAGGTCGAGTCGCCGCCGTCGGTCGCGAGCGGTCTGCAGCGCGTGGGCCGCGCCGGCCACCAGGTGGGCGAGATCTCCAAGGGCGTGATGTTCCCCAAGCATCGCGCCGACCTGCTGCACACCGCGATCGCGACCGAGCGCATGCGGCAGGGCCTCATCGAGGCGATCCAGGTGCCCCAGAATCCGCTCGACATCCTCGCCCAGCAGACGGTCGCCGCCGTCGCCCTCGACACCATAGAGGTCGAGGAGTGGTTCGACCAGGTGCGCCGCTCGGCGCCCTTCGCGACGCTCCCCCGCTCCGCGTTCGAGGCGACGCTCGATCTGCTCGCCGGGCGGTATCCGTCGGATGAGTTCGCCGAGCTGCGCCCCCGCATCGTGTGGGACCGGGTGGCAGGCACCATCAGCGGGCGACCCGGAGCGCAGCGTCTCGCCGTGACGAGCGGCGGCACCATCCCCGACCGCGGCATGTTCGGCGTGTTCATCGTCGGCACCGAAGATGGCGCGCGCCGTGTGGGCGAGCTCGACGAGGAGATGGTCTACGAATCGCGCGTGGGCGACGTGTTCGCGCTCGGTGCGACGAGCTGGCGCATCGAGGAGATCACCTCGGATCGGGTGCTCGTCTCCCCCGCCTTCGGGCAGCCGGGGCGCGTGCCGTTCTGGAAGGGCGACGGCCTCGGGCGTCCCGCGGAGCTGGGGCGCGCGATCGGCGCGTTCGCGGGCGAGCTCGCATCCGGCACCGTCGATCAGGCGCGCCTCGAAGCCGACGGGCTCGACGAGCGCGCCGCTCGCAACCTCGCCGCCTACGTGGCCGAGCAGAAGGCCGCAGTCGGCGTCGTGCCCACCGACCGCACGCTGCTCGTCGAGCGCTTCCGCGACGAGCTCGGCGACTGGCGACTCGTGCTGCACTCGCCCTACGGCACCCCCGTGCACGCGCCGTGGGCGCTCGCGGTCGCCGCGCGCATCCGCGAGCGGCACGGGGTCGACGGGTCGGCGATGGCGGGTGACGACGGCATCGTCGTGCGCCTGCCCGAGACGGATGCCGAACCGCCGGGCGCGGAGCTCTTCATCTTCGAGCCGGGCGAACTCGACACGATCGTCACCGAGGAGGTCGGGGGCTCTGCGCTCTTCGCCTCCCGGTTCCGCGAATCTGCGGCGCGCGCGCTGCTGCTGCCGCGTCGCAACCCCGGCAAGCGGTCGCCGCTGTGGCAGCAGCGGCAGCGTTCGGCGCAGCTGCTCGAGGTGGCGCGCAAGTACCCGAGCTTCCCGATCATCCTCGAGACGGTGCGCGAGGTGCTGCAGGACGCCTACGACCTGCCGTCGCTGCACGAGCTCGCGACCGAGATCGAGTCGAAGCGGGTGCGGCTCGTCGAGGTCGAGACGGATGCGCCGAGCCCGTTCGCTCGCACCCTGCTGTTCGGCTACGTGGCGGCGTTCCTGTACGAGGGCGATTCTCCGCTCGCCGAGCGCCGTGCGGCGGCGCTGTCGCTCGATCCGTCGCTGCTGGCGGAGCTGCTGGGGCGCGCCGAGCTGCGGGAGCTGCTCGATCCGGAGGTCATCGCGCAGACCGAGCGCGAGCTGCAGCGCCTCGAGCCCGACCGCCATGCGAAGGACGCCGAGGGCCTCGTCGACCTCCTCCGCATCCTCGGCCCGCTCTCGCTCGCCGAGCTCGCCGCCCGCACCACCCTCGCTGAGGTGTCAGAACACGCCGCAGCGGCTGGCGCGCAGGCGGCACAAACTGACACCTCAGGGGTGGTGGGCGGGATGCTGGCCGGGCTCGCGCGGGCGAACCGCGTGCTGCGGGTGCAGATCGCGGGCCTCGAGCGCTGGGCGGTCGTCGAGGATGCGGCGCGCCTGAGGGATGCGCTCGGGGTGCCGCTTCCGATCGGCGTGCCGAGCGTCTTCCTCGAGCCCGTCGCCGATCCGGTGGGCGACCTCGTGAGCCGCTACTCCCGCACCCACGGACCCTTCACTGCCGCGGATGCCGCGACGCGCCTGGGCCTCGGCGTCGCCGTCGTCACGGATGCGCTGCGGCGCCTCGCTGCCGACCGCCGCGCGGTCGAGGGAGAGTTCCGCCCCGGCGCCACCGGCTCCGAATGGGTCGACCCGGAGGTGCTGCGGCGTCTGCGCGCTCGCTCGCTCGCGGCGCTGCGCGCCGAGGTGGAGCCGGTGCCGCAGGCCGCGCTCGGGCGCTTCCTGCCGGAGTGGCAGCACATGCGCGTGAACGGACGCGGAGGCCTGCGCGGCATCGACGGCCTCGTCTCGGTCATCGATCAGCTCGGAGGCCTCGCCCTCCCCGCGACGAGCTGGGAGAGCCTCGTGCTCCCCGGGCGCGTGCGCGACTACAGCCCCGCGATGCTCGATGAGCTGATGGCCGCAGGCGAGGTGCTGTGGGCGGGCCACGGCGAGCTGCCGGGCGGCGACGGATGGGTGAGCCTGCACCTCGCGGACGCCGCGCACCTGACGCTCCCGGAACCGCTCGCCCTCGAACCGGACCCGCTGCGGGACCGCCTGCTCGAGAGCCTCGCCGGCGGCGGCGGGTACTTCTTCCGCCAGCTCGCGGCGAACGCGGCAGGGCCTGAGGCGGCGACCGACACCGAGGTCGCGCGGGCGCTCTGGGAGCTCGTGTGGGCAGGGCTCGTGACGGGCGACACCTTCACGGCTCTGCGCTCCCGGCTGGGCGCCACGACCTCTCGCCCCCGGGCGACCCCGCGCGGACGCGCCCACCGCGCCCGGGCACGCGTCGCCTCCTCGCTCGCCGCGAGCGCCCCGCCGACCGTCGCCGGGCGCTGGAGCCTGCTGCCGCGCACCGAGGTCGCGGCAACCGCCCGTGCCGCGGCGCTCGTCGAGCAGCTGCTCGAACGCCACGGGGTCGTCACGCGCGGCGCCGTGCAGGCGGAGGGCGTGGAGGGCGGCTTCTCGCTCGCGTACAAGGTGCTGCGACAGATGGAGGAGACCGGCCGTGTGCGTCGCGGCTACTTCGTCGACGGCCTCGGCGCCGCCCAGTTCGCGACGCCCGCGACGGTGGATCGGCTGCGCACCTTCCACACCGACCGCGACGAGGAGGCTCCTCCCGTGGCTGTGACGCTCGGCGCGACCGACCCCGCGAATCCGTACGGCGCGGCCCTCGGCTGGCCGTCGCGTGCGGAGGGGCACCGCCCAGGACGCAAAGCGGGGGCGCTCGTCGTGCTCGTCGACGGCGAACTCGGCCTCTACGTGGAGAAGGGCGGCAAGACGGTGCTGAGCTTCCTCGATGCCGACGACGAGGTGCGCGTCGAGGCCGCCGCGGCATCCCTCGCATCCACGATCCGGGATGCCGGCGGGCGCCTGCGCATCGAGCGCATCGACGGCGAATTCGCGATCGGCACACTCCTCGGCTCGGCCCTCGAGCGGGCGGGCTTCGCCCCCACGCCGCAAGGTCTGCGCCTGCGCTGA
- a CDS encoding ABC transporter ATP-binding protein has protein sequence MIEVHGLTKRYGDRVAVDHIDFTLEPGQVTGFLGPNGAGKSTTMRMIVGLTPPTEGSVTIDGWRYGELRSPLTTVGALLDAKAVHPGRTAYQHLLSVAATHGLPKGRVHEVIELTGLESVANKRVKGFSLGMGQRLGIASALIGDPRVLIFDEPVNGLDPEGVRWVREFSRFLASEGRTVFLSSHLMSEVALTADRVIVIGKGRILADAPVADLVAGAGAQAVRVRTARAGELAELLARTGATVASDDPGVLVITGLGIEQIAQQAAASGIVLLELTPVTTSLEEAYMAITDGAVEYRTASPAGVAR, from the coding sequence ATGATCGAGGTACACGGCCTCACGAAGAGGTACGGCGACCGCGTCGCGGTCGACCACATCGACTTCACTCTCGAACCCGGGCAGGTCACCGGGTTCCTCGGCCCGAACGGCGCCGGCAAATCCACCACGATGCGCATGATCGTCGGACTCACGCCCCCCACCGAGGGCAGCGTGACGATCGACGGCTGGCGCTACGGCGAGCTGCGGTCACCGCTCACCACCGTCGGCGCGCTGCTCGACGCGAAGGCCGTCCACCCCGGCCGCACCGCTTACCAGCACCTGCTCTCGGTCGCGGCGACCCACGGCCTGCCCAAGGGCCGCGTGCACGAGGTGATCGAGCTCACCGGCCTCGAATCCGTGGCGAACAAGCGCGTCAAGGGCTTCTCGCTCGGCATGGGCCAGCGGCTCGGCATCGCCTCGGCGCTCATCGGCGACCCGCGGGTGCTCATCTTCGACGAGCCGGTCAACGGACTCGACCCCGAAGGCGTGCGCTGGGTGCGCGAGTTCTCGCGCTTCCTCGCCTCGGAGGGGCGCACCGTGTTCCTCTCCAGCCACCTCATGAGCGAGGTCGCGCTCACCGCCGACCGCGTCATCGTGATCGGCAAGGGGCGCATCCTCGCCGATGCCCCTGTCGCCGATCTGGTGGCGGGCGCCGGTGCGCAGGCCGTCCGCGTGCGCACCGCACGCGCCGGCGAACTCGCCGAGCTGCTCGCCCGCACCGGGGCGACCGTGGCATCCGACGACCCCGGCGTGCTCGTCATCACCGGGCTCGGCATCGAGCAGATCGCCCAGCAGGCAGCAGCCTCCGGCATCGTGCTGCTCGAACTCACCCCCGTCACCACGTCCCTTGAGGAGGCGTACATGGCCATCACCGATGGCGCTGTCGAATACCGCACCGCGAGCCCCGCGGGGGTGGCACGATGA
- a CDS encoding sensor histidine kinase: protein MPDPTRGAAPRSRVREVLAWLRPPAVPTAEGPFSELDARRLGPIRRFFARHPVVMDVVIALLFAVPAMIEPLTIVIEGTRTLELQPSAWSLVLIAVGALVLLRRRREPVLTLAALVVLLVVSFLVTGFTGGFEMAIAFAIYAVAAHRGVWVAWIGLGSALVVLTVCASLLLADDPVEASGIDRIFVIAFTVGYQAIAGLVALVIGVSVRARRQHIDELIMRANAMARDRDQQAALAVADERTRIARELHDVVAHSLTVMVALADGARASAASDPVASTRALDALTEIGRSSLADMRRVLGVLREPDDDAPLEPEPDVSLDELVDRFRAAGLPVRLVRSGMHADLDVSVRRAVWRIVQESLTNVLRYAPESSQVVVSLVRTDRVDGIEGDWFQVRVTNRVDAASAPQATIGTGRGIIGMRERAAAHGGSVVAGPLADGWQVEATLRLDHTLEGTP, encoded by the coding sequence GTGCCGGACCCCACACGGGGTGCGGCACCGCGTTCGCGCGTGCGCGAGGTGCTCGCGTGGCTGCGCCCGCCCGCGGTCCCCACCGCCGAGGGGCCCTTCAGCGAGCTGGACGCCCGCCGACTCGGCCCCATCCGTCGGTTCTTCGCCCGGCATCCCGTCGTGATGGACGTCGTGATCGCGTTGCTCTTCGCCGTGCCGGCGATGATCGAGCCGCTCACGATCGTCATCGAAGGCACTCGCACTCTCGAACTGCAGCCGAGCGCGTGGTCGCTCGTGCTCATCGCGGTCGGTGCGCTCGTGCTCCTGCGGCGCCGCCGCGAACCGGTGCTCACGCTCGCGGCGCTCGTCGTGCTTCTCGTCGTGAGCTTCCTGGTGACCGGCTTCACGGGCGGATTCGAGATGGCGATCGCTTTCGCCATCTACGCGGTCGCCGCCCACCGCGGCGTATGGGTGGCCTGGATCGGACTCGGCAGCGCGCTCGTCGTGCTCACGGTCTGCGCGTCGCTCCTCCTCGCCGACGACCCCGTCGAGGCGTCCGGCATCGACCGGATCTTCGTCATCGCGTTCACGGTCGGCTACCAGGCGATCGCGGGGCTCGTCGCGCTCGTCATCGGCGTGAGCGTGCGCGCCCGCCGCCAGCACATCGACGAGCTCATCATGCGCGCCAACGCGATGGCGCGCGACCGCGACCAGCAGGCGGCGCTCGCCGTCGCCGACGAGCGCACCCGCATCGCCCGCGAACTGCACGACGTCGTGGCGCATTCGCTCACCGTCATGGTGGCGCTCGCGGACGGCGCTCGCGCGTCCGCCGCATCCGACCCCGTGGCGTCGACACGGGCGCTCGACGCCCTCACCGAGATCGGCCGCTCCTCGCTCGCCGACATGCGCCGCGTGCTCGGCGTGCTGCGCGAACCGGACGACGACGCCCCCCTCGAACCCGAGCCCGACGTGAGCCTCGACGAGCTCGTCGACCGCTTCCGGGCCGCGGGCCTTCCCGTGCGTCTCGTGCGCAGCGGGATGCACGCCGACCTCGACGTGTCGGTGCGGCGCGCGGTCTGGCGCATCGTGCAGGAATCGCTCACCAACGTGCTGCGCTACGCGCCCGAATCCAGCCAGGTGGTCGTCTCTCTCGTACGCACCGACCGCGTCGACGGCATCGAAGGAGACTGGTTCCAGGTGCGCGTCACGAACCGCGTCGATGCGGCATCGGCGCCGCAGGCGACGATCGGCACCGGCCGCGGCATCATCGGAATGCGCGAACGCGCCGCCGCGCACGGCGGAAGCGTGGTCGCCGGTCCGCTCGCCGACGGATGGCAGGTGGAAGCGACCCTGCGACTCGATCACACCCTGGAGGGGACCCCATGA
- a CDS encoding response regulator transcription factor → MTEAADPRPDLIRVLIVDDQSMLRMGFSLVLNAEPDIEVVGEAGDGAAGIAMAKALRPDVVLMDVRMPGVDGIEATRRLATEVPDSRVIVLTTFDLDEYAFGALRAGASGFLLKDARPAELAGAIRAVAAGDAAVAPRVTRRMLEMFAEKLPDPRVAPAADDRLAALTPREHEVFAALGEGLSNAEIAARFFLSEATVKTHVARVLGKLGLRDRVQAVVLAYETGVAGR, encoded by the coding sequence ATGACCGAGGCCGCCGACCCGCGACCTGACCTCATCCGCGTGCTCATCGTCGACGACCAGTCGATGCTGCGCATGGGCTTCTCGCTTGTTCTGAACGCCGAACCCGATATCGAGGTGGTGGGCGAGGCGGGCGACGGCGCCGCCGGCATCGCGATGGCGAAGGCGCTGCGTCCCGACGTCGTGCTCATGGATGTGCGCATGCCGGGCGTCGACGGCATCGAGGCGACCCGCCGACTCGCGACCGAGGTGCCCGATTCGCGCGTCATCGTGCTCACGACGTTCGACCTCGACGAGTACGCCTTCGGAGCGCTCCGTGCCGGGGCGAGCGGGTTCCTCCTGAAGGACGCGCGGCCCGCCGAGCTCGCGGGCGCCATCCGCGCCGTCGCGGCAGGAGATGCCGCCGTCGCGCCGCGCGTCACCCGCCGGATGCTCGAGATGTTCGCCGAGAAGCTCCCGGATCCCCGTGTCGCGCCTGCCGCCGACGACCGCCTCGCCGCGCTCACCCCCCGCGAGCACGAGGTCTTCGCCGCCCTCGGCGAAGGGCTCAGCAACGCCGAGATCGCGGCGCGGTTCTTCCTCTCGGAGGCGACCGTCAAGACCCACGTCGCGCGCGTGCTCGGCAAGCTCGGGCTGCGCGACCGCGTGCAGGCGGTCGTGCTCGCCTATGAGACGGGCGTCGCTGGCCGCTGA